One Tachysurus fulvidraco isolate hzauxx_2018 chromosome 2, HZAU_PFXX_2.0, whole genome shotgun sequence DNA segment encodes these proteins:
- the si:ch211-126j24.1 gene encoding phosphofurin acidic cluster sorting protein 2 isoform X1 — MMAAAIERGGVRAAFMNPGTGGVGVGGLAPGVGLASPGVMTGAAASGSSGPVPVPMNLFATWEIDRSSPSCVPRLCSLTLKKLIVLKELDRELNSVVIAVKIQGSKRILRSNEYMLPPSGLMETDLELTFSLQYPHFLKRDANRLQIMLQRRKRYKNRTILGYKTLAVGVINMAEVMQHPTDGGQILGLHSNVKEAPVRAAELSVYSLSSQPIDPEDGSGQPGAKVKASDRSPDMDNYSEDDDDSYSSEQEASDDAVHTQDLYDEDDDVQRKPKKTRRKMIRTTSITRQPNFKQKFVALLKRFKVSDEVLDSDPVDQTQEVEEDLDLLYDSLEVYNQSDSGPEMEDNDSVLSTPKPKLKPFFEGMSHSSSQTEIGSLHSQKSQHRVQTAAVGDLLAVEKDRAAVGRYQDETSVVDTIAVEAAEEDAGVGGAPSQHDANLSWDMSVEKLASSVGKICKTESQNMMSPSKTDSKLQRRPRSTSMKDRQSSKAQSDRTSSIDSETSPDSRLIVQVPRKSVYDQLNQILNSDEQLPESIILINTTDWQGQYLNEILLEHKQPIVSTISAADVQAAFNTIVTRIQRFCNCNAQTPPTIKVAVAGDQSYLSTVLRCFVEQLANKTPDWLSYIRFLVIPVGCHPVAKYISSFDNKFSSIFLDAGWRDVFGRLEAPASDNIDVAGRVSQYLSGANMSHHFPISEAMLTYKQKRKRSLYFDFYISPDEDSCQKFVPFIGLVKVGIVEHNLSTSVDSDDANVMGSMSMLSSPPAQTGAPYGKDMTCTPPSSPSVSASLSGAGSPGSGGEVMGLQVDYWTCQGAEKKKDGEKRDVGMKNTLKSNFRSLQVSRIPSGGELTPPHGMAMTVVMKEKNKKVIFLSKKPKEKDMDSKSQVIDGISRLICTAKHQHTMLRVSIDGVEWHDVKFFQLAAQWPTHVKHFPVGIFGYTKSL; from the exons GCTGTGCAGCCTCACACTGAAGAAGCTGATTGTTTTGAAGGAGCTGGACCGGGAACTCAACTCTGTGGTCATCGCTGTCAAGATTCAG GGGTCCAAACGTATCTTGAGGTCTAATGAGTACATGCTCCCTCCCAGTGGCCTGATGGAGACAGACCTGGAGCTCACGTTTTCCTTACAG TATCCCCATTTCCTGAAGAGAGATGCTAACCGCTTGCAGATCATGCTCCAGAGAAGAAAGCGCTATAAGAACCGGACCATCCTAGGCTACAAGACGCTGGCTGTGGGCGTCATCAATATGGCAGAG GTGATGCAGCACCCGACAGACGGAGGACAGATTCTGGGTCTCCATAGCAACGTAAAGGAAGCCCCTGTACGTGCGGCCGAATTAAGTGTGTATTCTCTGTCCAGTCAGCCCATTGACCCTGAGGACGGCAGCGGACAGCCGGGGGCAAAGGTGAAAGCTTCAG ATCGATCTCCGGATATGGATAACTATTCAGAAGATGACGACGACAGCTACTCgtcagagcaggaggccagcgACGATGCTGTTCACACCCAA GACCTGTATGATGAGGATGACGATGTCCAGCGAAAACCAAAGAAAACACGACGGAAAATGATCCGAACTACCTCTATAACTCGG CAACCTAATTTCAAGCAGAAGTTTGTTGCCCTTTTGAAGAGGTTCAAAGTTTCAGATGAG GTTCTTGACTCAGACCCAGTGGATCAGACCCAAGAGGTGGAGGAGGATCTGGACCTGCTCTATGACAGCCTGGAGGTGTATAACCAGAGTGACAGCGGCCCGGAGATGGAGGACAACGACAGCGTACTCAGTACCCCTAAACCTAAGCTTAA GCCATTCTTCGAGGGCATGTCTCACTCCAGTTCCCAAACTGAAATTGGAAGTTTGCACAGTCAGAAGAGTCAGCATAGAGTACAGACTGCTGCT gtcgGAGACCTGCTAGCAGTGGAGAAGGACAGAGCAGCAGTTGGACGGTACCAAGATGAGACATCTGTAGTGGACACTATAGCAGTG GAGGCGGCTGAGGAGGACGCAGGAGTGGGAGGAGCGCCAAGCCAACATGATGCCAACCTGAGCTGGGACATGAGTGTGGAGAAACTGGCCAGCTCAGTGGGCAAAATCTGCAAGACCGAGTCCCAGAATATGATGTCACCTAG TAAAACGGACAGCAAGCTGCAGAGAAGACCGCGCAGCACCTCTATGAAGGACAGACAGAGCTCGAAAGCTCAGAGCGACCGAACCAGTAGCATCGACAGTGAAACTTCACCTGACTCCAGACTCATTGTGCAG GTTCCCAGGAAGTCAGTGTATGACCAGCTGAATCAGATCCTCAACTCAGATGAGCAGCTGCCAGAAAGCATCATCCTCATCAACACTACCGACTGGCAGGGCCAG tatCTGAATGAGATCCTTCTTGAGCACAAGCAGCCCATCGTCTCAACCATCTCTGCTGCTGACGTGCAGGCGGCCTTCAACACCATCGTCACCAGGATCCAGAGATT CTGTAACTGCAACGCACAGACGCCGCCCACTATTAAGGTGGCCGTGGCAGGAGACCAGAGTTACCTGAGCACTGTGTTGAGGTGCTTCGTGGAGCAGCTCGCTAATAAGACGCCTGATTGGCTGAGCTACATCCGCTTCCTGGTCATTCCTGTTG GTTGCCATCCTGTGGCAAAGTACATCTCATCTTTTGACAATAAGTTCAGCAGCATTTTCTTGGACGCTGGCTGGAGAGATGTGTTTGGGAGGTTAGAGGCCCCAGCATCAG ACAACATCGATGTAGCCGGCCGAGTGTCTCAGTATCTGTCAGGAGCAAACATGTCTCATCACTTCCCCATCTCTGAGGCCATGCTCACCTACAAACAGAAAAG GAAAAGAAGTTTGTATTTTGATTTTTACATCAG CCCTGATGAGGACTCATGCCAGAAGTTTGTGCCATTCATTGGG TTGGTAAAAGTAGGCATTGTTGAGCACAACTTGTCCACCTCAG TGGATTCTGATGATGCCAACGTGATGGGTAGTATGAGCATGCTGTCTTCACCTCCAGCCCAGACTGGAGCACCATACGGGAAAGACATGACGTGCactcctccctcctctccctctgtctcagcTAGTCTGTCTGGAGCAGG ttctcCAGGCTCAGGTGGAGAGGTGATGGGACTGCAGGTGGATTACTGGACTTGTCAGGGtgcagagaagaagaaggacgGAGAGAAAAGAGACGTTGGGATGAAGAACACGTTGAAGAGCAACTTCCGCTCCCTTCAGGTCTCACGCATCCCCAGTGGAGGAGAGCTCACTCCACCTCATGGCATGGCCATGACCGTCGtcatgaaagagaaaaataagaaag TGATTTTCCTCAGCAAGAAGCCGAAGGAAAAGGACATGGACTCCAAGAGCCAGGTGATCGATGGGATTAGTAGGCTGATCTGCACagccaaacaccaacacaccatgCTGAGAG TCTCTATTGATGGTGTGGAGTGGCACGATGTGAAGTTTTTCCAGCTGGCCGCGCAGTGGCCCACCCATGTCAAGCACTTCCCTGTTGGAATCTTTGGCTACACCAAGTCCCTGTGA
- the si:ch211-126j24.1 gene encoding phosphofurin acidic cluster sorting protein 2 isoform X2, whose amino-acid sequence MMAAAIERGGVRAAFMNPGTGGVGVGGLAPGVGLASPGVMTGAAASGSSGPVPVPMNLFATWEIDRSSPSCVPRLCSLTLKKLIVLKELDRELNSVVIAVKIQGSKRILRSNEYMLPPSGLMETDLELTFSLQYPHFLKRDANRLQIMLQRRKRYKNRTILGYKTLAVGVINMAEVMQHPTDGGQILGLHSNVKEAPVRAAELSVYSLSSQPIDPEDGSGQPGAKVKASDRSPDMDNYSEDDDDSYSSEQEASDDAVHTQDLYDEDDDVQRKPKKTRRKMIRTTSITRQPNFKQKFVALLKRFKVSDEVLDSDPVDQTQEVEEDLDLLYDSLEVYNQSDSGPEMEDNDSVLSTPKPKLKPFFEGMSHSSSQTEIGSLHSQKSQHRVQTAAVGDLLAVEKDRAAVGRYQDETSVVDTIAVEAAEEDAGVGGAPSQHDANLSWDMSVEKLASSVGKICKTESQNMMSPSKTDSKLQRRPRSTSMKDRQSSKAQSDRTSSIDSETSPDSRLIVQVPRKSVYDQLNQILNSDEQLPESIILINTTDWQGQYLNEILLEHKQPIVSTISAADVQAAFNTIVTRIQRFCNCNAQTPPTIKVAVAGDQSYLSTVLRCFVEQLANKTPDWLSYIRFLVIPVGCHPVAKYISSFDNKFSSIFLDAGWRDVFGRLEAPASDNIDVAGRVSQYLSGANMSHHFPISEAMLTYKQKSPDEDSCQKFVPFIGLVKVGIVEHNLSTSVDSDDANVMGSMSMLSSPPAQTGAPYGKDMTCTPPSSPSVSASLSGAGSPGSGGEVMGLQVDYWTCQGAEKKKDGEKRDVGMKNTLKSNFRSLQVSRIPSGGELTPPHGMAMTVVMKEKNKKVIFLSKKPKEKDMDSKSQVIDGISRLICTAKHQHTMLRVSIDGVEWHDVKFFQLAAQWPTHVKHFPVGIFGYTKSL is encoded by the exons GCTGTGCAGCCTCACACTGAAGAAGCTGATTGTTTTGAAGGAGCTGGACCGGGAACTCAACTCTGTGGTCATCGCTGTCAAGATTCAG GGGTCCAAACGTATCTTGAGGTCTAATGAGTACATGCTCCCTCCCAGTGGCCTGATGGAGACAGACCTGGAGCTCACGTTTTCCTTACAG TATCCCCATTTCCTGAAGAGAGATGCTAACCGCTTGCAGATCATGCTCCAGAGAAGAAAGCGCTATAAGAACCGGACCATCCTAGGCTACAAGACGCTGGCTGTGGGCGTCATCAATATGGCAGAG GTGATGCAGCACCCGACAGACGGAGGACAGATTCTGGGTCTCCATAGCAACGTAAAGGAAGCCCCTGTACGTGCGGCCGAATTAAGTGTGTATTCTCTGTCCAGTCAGCCCATTGACCCTGAGGACGGCAGCGGACAGCCGGGGGCAAAGGTGAAAGCTTCAG ATCGATCTCCGGATATGGATAACTATTCAGAAGATGACGACGACAGCTACTCgtcagagcaggaggccagcgACGATGCTGTTCACACCCAA GACCTGTATGATGAGGATGACGATGTCCAGCGAAAACCAAAGAAAACACGACGGAAAATGATCCGAACTACCTCTATAACTCGG CAACCTAATTTCAAGCAGAAGTTTGTTGCCCTTTTGAAGAGGTTCAAAGTTTCAGATGAG GTTCTTGACTCAGACCCAGTGGATCAGACCCAAGAGGTGGAGGAGGATCTGGACCTGCTCTATGACAGCCTGGAGGTGTATAACCAGAGTGACAGCGGCCCGGAGATGGAGGACAACGACAGCGTACTCAGTACCCCTAAACCTAAGCTTAA GCCATTCTTCGAGGGCATGTCTCACTCCAGTTCCCAAACTGAAATTGGAAGTTTGCACAGTCAGAAGAGTCAGCATAGAGTACAGACTGCTGCT gtcgGAGACCTGCTAGCAGTGGAGAAGGACAGAGCAGCAGTTGGACGGTACCAAGATGAGACATCTGTAGTGGACACTATAGCAGTG GAGGCGGCTGAGGAGGACGCAGGAGTGGGAGGAGCGCCAAGCCAACATGATGCCAACCTGAGCTGGGACATGAGTGTGGAGAAACTGGCCAGCTCAGTGGGCAAAATCTGCAAGACCGAGTCCCAGAATATGATGTCACCTAG TAAAACGGACAGCAAGCTGCAGAGAAGACCGCGCAGCACCTCTATGAAGGACAGACAGAGCTCGAAAGCTCAGAGCGACCGAACCAGTAGCATCGACAGTGAAACTTCACCTGACTCCAGACTCATTGTGCAG GTTCCCAGGAAGTCAGTGTATGACCAGCTGAATCAGATCCTCAACTCAGATGAGCAGCTGCCAGAAAGCATCATCCTCATCAACACTACCGACTGGCAGGGCCAG tatCTGAATGAGATCCTTCTTGAGCACAAGCAGCCCATCGTCTCAACCATCTCTGCTGCTGACGTGCAGGCGGCCTTCAACACCATCGTCACCAGGATCCAGAGATT CTGTAACTGCAACGCACAGACGCCGCCCACTATTAAGGTGGCCGTGGCAGGAGACCAGAGTTACCTGAGCACTGTGTTGAGGTGCTTCGTGGAGCAGCTCGCTAATAAGACGCCTGATTGGCTGAGCTACATCCGCTTCCTGGTCATTCCTGTTG GTTGCCATCCTGTGGCAAAGTACATCTCATCTTTTGACAATAAGTTCAGCAGCATTTTCTTGGACGCTGGCTGGAGAGATGTGTTTGGGAGGTTAGAGGCCCCAGCATCAG ACAACATCGATGTAGCCGGCCGAGTGTCTCAGTATCTGTCAGGAGCAAACATGTCTCATCACTTCCCCATCTCTGAGGCCATGCTCACCTACAAACAGAAAAG CCCTGATGAGGACTCATGCCAGAAGTTTGTGCCATTCATTGGG TTGGTAAAAGTAGGCATTGTTGAGCACAACTTGTCCACCTCAG TGGATTCTGATGATGCCAACGTGATGGGTAGTATGAGCATGCTGTCTTCACCTCCAGCCCAGACTGGAGCACCATACGGGAAAGACATGACGTGCactcctccctcctctccctctgtctcagcTAGTCTGTCTGGAGCAGG ttctcCAGGCTCAGGTGGAGAGGTGATGGGACTGCAGGTGGATTACTGGACTTGTCAGGGtgcagagaagaagaaggacgGAGAGAAAAGAGACGTTGGGATGAAGAACACGTTGAAGAGCAACTTCCGCTCCCTTCAGGTCTCACGCATCCCCAGTGGAGGAGAGCTCACTCCACCTCATGGCATGGCCATGACCGTCGtcatgaaagagaaaaataagaaag TGATTTTCCTCAGCAAGAAGCCGAAGGAAAAGGACATGGACTCCAAGAGCCAGGTGATCGATGGGATTAGTAGGCTGATCTGCACagccaaacaccaacacaccatgCTGAGAG TCTCTATTGATGGTGTGGAGTGGCACGATGTGAAGTTTTTCCAGCTGGCCGCGCAGTGGCCCACCCATGTCAAGCACTTCCCTGTTGGAATCTTTGGCTACACCAAGTCCCTGTGA